In the Betaproteobacteria bacterium genome, CGCGCCAGTTCGCGGTACATCTCTTCCATCGCCACCCGCTGCCCCTGGAATTCGGCCAGCTTGCCTTCCAGCTGCGCCACGCGGTTCTGCGAATCGCGCACATCACGCGCCAGCACCTCCACCTGGGTCGCGGTCTGTTTCTGTGCGGTCGACTGTTCGGCCAGCCTGATGCCGAGACTCTGCGTCAGGGTCTGCTCGGTTTCGCGGCTTGGCAGCAAGCTCCATAATGCCAAGGCCAAGGCCGACCACGGCGACCACCAGCGCGGCCAGATGCAGGCTGCCACGCAGCCCAGCCGTTGCCCGGGAACACGGGGGAGGGATCGGGTTTGAACTCGTCCATGATATCAGGACGCCTCGGCATTGATGCGCGGTTTCAATTTCACCAACGCCAGGAACGAGCCTGTTTCGGCGGACATCGGCGCCTCCGCGACACGGGCGAACCCGCGCGACTTTGCCGCGGCAGCTACCCGCCCATGCGGAACCAGCAGCCAGGAAGACTTGAGCGCCGTCTCGTGGCCCGTAAATGACTTCAGCAGACTATCCAACGTTTCCACACTCAGCGCCATCACGGCGAATCGGGTTTTCATCAACTTGACCAGCGATTCGATTTGCGCACGCGGCGGAATCAAATCGTTTCTTTGATAGCACTCCAGCGGCACCACCGTGGCGCCGCGTTCCGACAGTCTCTTCCAGCAGGTTGCGCCCGCCAGCGAGGCTATGACCCCGCATCAGGATGATAGTTTGCCCCTGCACCTGCTGCAATTGCGGCAGCGCCAGCAGGCCCTCGCTGTCGATATTCTGTTGCGGTGACACAACACGTTCGATTCCGGCATCGCGCAAAGCCGTCGCGGTCGCGTGACCGATTGACATGATCAGGGTGCCTTTGGCCAGCGCGCCGTGTGCACGCAGGCAGGGCAGGCCGTGCTCGACCGCATTGACGCTGACGAAAATGGCTGCGTACGCCTTGGTCAGGACGCCGAGATCGATCATGCATGCCAGTGGCGTTATCTCCAGCACCGGCATCTCGATCGCCGACGCACCGGCACTGCGCAGCGCTTTTGCGGTTGATTCGCCCTGCTGTCGCGGGCGTGTCACCACGATTGTCATGCCCGACAAGGGCAACGCATCAGGCATTGCGCGACAAGCTGGCAAGAATCTTGTCGGCGCCGGCAGCGAGCAAGCCTTGCGGCCAGTGCCAGTGCCGAGTCGCTCGGCGTCCGCCGGATCGCCCGAAATCGCATCGCGAATCATCCGATGGCCGGCAGAAACTGGGCGGGGTCGAGAATGGCGCGGATACGCGAGCTGAAGCCTAGACGTTTCAATCCCGCCGCCGCCAGGATGATCGCATCGTAGTTACCGGCATCGAGTTTGGCGAGTCGCGTATTGACATTGCCGCGCAACGCTTCGATCTTCAGATCCGGACGCAAAGTC is a window encoding:
- a CDS encoding uroporphyrinogen-III synthase, with product MIRDAISGDPADAERLGTGTGRKACSLPAPTRFLPACRAMPDALPLSGMTIVVTRPRQQGESTAKALRSAGASAIEMPVLEITPLACMIDLGVLTKAYAAIFVSVNAVEHGLPCLRAHGALAKGTLIMSIGHATATALRDAGIERVVSPQQNIDSEGLLALPQLQQVQGQTIILMRGHSLAGGRNLLEETVGTRRHGGAAGVLSKKRFDSAACANRIAGQVDENPIRRDGAECGNVG